A stretch of Aspergillus nidulans FGSC A4 chromosome VI DNA encodes these proteins:
- a CDS encoding protein scaA (transcript_id=CADANIAT00009670), with translation MLSIKWEPKVLSFSFSSKESNKNALARFRDRLEGLDIKTIEEYLVNVTTHVVQTKRNTAKGLQALVNGTYMVDYSFIDALDYASTPSDLENMESLSPLEADFDAAWPNAKEFLPPPGKEVFDGSDEAFAPNPNRANVFEGYTFVFCDKSQHQLLTDPITNGHGKALCLDVKEGVTTPEEVVQFMKNAAGERGIGSERNYDGGVVLVRFKSKTGNQDWPVQLCNEVALMTDQRVIQQNEFLNAILNNDASILCRPLRHEIVQEPSPELASIQPPSNVQVVGESQQPEEASQPPKKVKSSRVHKYVTKTKVFDDGFDINSIPVYTPEVDEPTEDLQPMSIDAASGEPSQQPDSFQEEEDLVSSLLPGATAMKRRRGETSQRNLEESSSHAKREEGPRPKRQKLDVLEAARQHREAEEDAARQRLQQEEESLQNSLQDVDVEKLRGLAIVEELEIPAKPADHDNDRWDERWNGRKNFKKFIRKGERRRDPQRHRIPLQTVIVPLEEVPREDFGSGDNYWANTSRSSNRSPQESQRDREVSQAPDSEPWQPQTVAQSEFEKSTTTTTTTTRKSQKRAREEQDSDSSDDELKFRFRRRR, from the coding sequence ATGCTTAGCATAAAATGGGAGCCAAAGGTTCTTagcttttccttctcttccaaggAAAGCAATAAAAATGCCCTCGCCCGCTTTCGTGATCGCTTGGAAGGCTTGGATATCAAGACCATCGAGGAATACCTCGTCAATGTGACAACCCATGTCGTCCAGACTAAGCGAAATACCGCGAAGGGACTACAAGCGCTGGTGAATGGCACATACATGGTGGACTACTCTTTCATCGATGCCCTAGATTACGCGTCCACCCCGAGTGATCTGGAGAATATGGAAAGTCTGTCTCCATTGGAGGCCGATTTTGACGCTGCGTGGCCCAACGCGAAAGAGTTCCTTCCGCCTCCTGGGAAAGAAGTCTTCGACGGCTCAGATGAGGCATTCGCACCCAACCCGAATCGAGCCAATGTCTTTGAAGGGTATACCTTTGTTTTCTGCGACAAGTCCCAGCATCAGCTCCTTACGGACCCAATCACTAATGGACACGGGAAAGCGCTATGTCTTGATGTGAAAGAGGGTGTGACTACCCCGGAGGAGGTCGTACAATTTATGAAAAACGCCGCCGGCGAGAGAGGCATTGGATCTGAAAGAAATTATGATGGTGGAGTAGTGCTTGTACGATTCAAATCAAAAACAGGAAATCAAGACTGGCCGGTCCAGCTGTGTAATGAGGTTGCACTCATGACTGACCAACGGGTTATTCAGCAGAATGAGTTTCTCAATGCAATCTTGAACAATGATGCCTCCATTTTATGCCGGCCCCTCCGTCATGAAATAGTGCAAGAGCCATCGCCTGAGCTTGCATCCATCCAACCCCCTTCGAATGTACAAGTTGTTGGCGAGTCCCAACAGCCTGAAGAGGCTAGTCAACCGCCGAAGAAAGTCAAGAGTTCTCGTGTGCACAAGTATGTCACCAAAACGAAAGTCTTCGACGACGGGTTCGACATCAATTCCATACCGGTCTACACCCCAGAGGTGGATGAACCTACAGAGGATCTGCAGCCGATGTCGATAGATGCTGCTTCAGGCGAACCATCTCAGCAACCTGACAGCTtccaggaggaagaagacctcGTCTCGAGTTTGCTACCCGGAGCTACTGCAATGAAACGCCGGCGGGGTGAAACCTCCCAGCGAAATCTGGAAGAGTCCAGCTCCCATGCTAAACGGGAGGAAGGCCCTCGGCCTAAGCGTCAAAAGCTCGATGTCTTAGAGGCAGCGCGGCAGCACcgagaggcagaagaggatgctgcTCGTCAGCGACTGCAACAGGAGGAAGAATCACTTCAAAACTCTCTCCAAGATGTGGACGTGGAGAAACTAAGAGGACTTGCCATCGTGGAAGAGTTGGAAATCCCAGCCAAGCCGGCAGACCATGACAACGATCGATGGGATGAGCGGTGGAATGGACGAAAAAACTTTAAGAAGTTCATCCGAAAGGGCGAGCGCCGCCGCGATCCACAGCGCCATCGGATTCCTCTACAGACCGTCATCGTTCCCTTGGAGGAAGTGCCACGGGAGGACTTTGGTTCTGGGGATAACTACTGGGCGAACACCAGTCGCTCCTCAAACCGGAGCCCACAAGAAAGCCAGCGAGACCGCGAGGTCAGTCAGGCGCCAGACAGCGAGCCATGGCAGCCACAAACAGTCGCACAAAGTGAGTTTGAGAAGTCGACAAcgacgacaacaacgacGACGCGGAAAAGTCAGAAACGTGCTCGTGAGGAGCAAGATTCAGATAGTAGTGATGACGAGCTCAAGTTCCGGTTTCGTCGCAGGCGATGA
- a CDS encoding glycosylphosphatidylinositol-alpha 1,4 mannosyltransferase I (transcript_id=CADANIAT00009672), which produces MESLFKRPFMVYGLAAGLRTVLLFYGAWQDAHSAVKYTDIDYMVFTDASRYVSQGDSPYARDTYRYTPLLAWMLLPTTWAIPGFFSFGKALFALSDVVAGWLVAKSLTLTHGMSAERALKYASFWLLNPMVANISTRGSSEGLLGVLVVALLWAVLNRRIYLGGVLLGIGVHFKIYPFIYGMSILWWLDEKEFTTNKAQSESREVKPKFKDTPVGIFISQILSFITPCRIRLTLISLLTFVALNAAMYLHYGTPFLQHTYLHHLTRIDHRHNFSPYSTLLYLTAASSAGAVGHDAGGPSGSFESLAFIPQLLISVVVIPLVLGKKDLPGTMLAQTFAFVTFNKVCTSQYFLWYLIFLPFYLPTSSLLRNPRLGIAVAALWILGQALWLQQGYLLEFLGISSFLPGLFLASLGFFAVNAWILGVIVADVGGLNLESGNEKRRVK; this is translated from the exons ATGGAATCACTCTTCAAAAGACCATTCATGGTCTACGGCTTGGCTGCTGGCCTCCGCACAGTTCTTCTCTTTTACGGGGCCTGGCAAGATGCCCACTCAGCTGTCAAATACACAGATATCGACTACATGGTCTTCACTGACGCCTCGCGCTACGTATCTCAAGGGGACTCCCCTTACGCCCGAGACACTTACCGCTACACACCATTGCTAGCGTGGATGCTCCTCCCCACGACCTGGGCCATCCCAGgattcttctcctttggcaAGGCACTCTTCGCGCTGTCCGATGTTGTGGCAGGCTGGCTTGTCGCGAAATCGCTGACCCTAACGCATGGGATGAGCGCGGAGCGTGCGTTAAAGTATGCCAGCTTCTGGCTACTGAACCCCATGGTTGCAAATATCAGTACCCGTGGGAGCTCGGAAGGGTTACTGGGGGTGCTAGTTGTTGCGCTGCTCTGGGCTGTCCTGAATCGCAGGATTTACCTTGGAGGTGTGCTTTTAGGGATTGGTGTACATTTCAAGATCTATCCATTCATTTACGGAATGTCTATTCTTTGGTGgttggatgagaaggagttCACGACCAACAAGGCTCAATCGGAAAGTCGGGAGGTCAAACCCAAATTCAAAGACACCCCTGTCggcatcttcatctcgcAGATCCTGTCGTTCATCACCCCGTGTCGTATTCGGCTCACCCTAATCTCGCTGCTCACATTTGTGGCCCTAAACGCGGCAATGTACCTGCACTACGGCACTCCGTTTCTTCAACACACCTACCTGCACCATCTTACGCGCATTGACCACCGGCATAATTTCTCGCCTTATAGCACACTACTCTACctcactgctgcttcttcagccggTGCCGTGGGCCATGACGCGGGGGGTCCTAGCGGGAGCTTCGAGTCTCTTGCCTTTATCCCGCAGTTACTCATCTCTGTTGTTGTCATTCCGCTCGTTCTAGGGAAGAAGGATCTACCAGGGACAATGCTTGCACAGACGTTTGCGTTCGTGACCTTCAACAAAGTTTGTACGAGCCAG TACTTCCTCTGGTATTTgatcttcctccccttctacCTCCCCACCTCATCTCTCCTCCGAAACCCGCGGCTCGGGATAGCAGTCGCTGCACTGTGGATTCTTGGCCAG GCCCTCTGGCTGCAACAAGGCTACCTGCTCGAATTTCTGGGCATATCGAGCTTCTTGCCCGGATTGTTCCTTGCGAGCTTGGGTTTTTTTGCGGTGAATGCTTGGATTTTAGGCGTTATTGTGGCCGATGTTGGGGGTCTGAATCTGGAGTCGGGCAATGAGAAGCGGAGGGTGAAATAG
- a CDS encoding uncharacterized protein (transcript_id=CADANIAT00009671), whose amino-acid sequence MTADLLPSSSPFIISTIPPPRPVSVNAFARATSISNTVSCSKSNRSTSAGISSHEGSLTVPVGPDSPGSPQSPVDTEMEDVQSAEPLSVCESKVRFEHLPVEIHETILDFLFGERTATITGASGKSSAQSWHKSLRHPRRKALSNLALISPVWRILVQDRIYRHIKLKGTADELEESARWFRAHPHLATYVRHVEIWIPVWGQRAIKNASRQLPRRLNDENAGLTDMAALQATMAWDDPHSNPVADYKYYYASHNATLEEMFLHVQTVFRGARMLTLEGGHCKKPPMVRHFKTDPTGRTGLQRLPILPDIQTFVMRGAWNIMRDHQHWITLSQALPKVREWHCSYAKPKIEGYETIASIFRRLPSSLLHVNISLEGFYSKDNSQNRWLGDGVNPPHLCRLLGEVAPRLESLTFTGKVCACLFESTKNSMAIRPDKSQKSKLKSLDLVVKTCCRDRKLYPALPFLDDFSGITNLNFIRAFEELVVASINGLQIHQKLEYMRIRFIDLDSACPPLNPYFQLIGTKATGLWNEPILEALHEARPEAQFVKLTDGISPQYGNNNQIVGAIYPRTRPLSIHASTYRIIADVPKH is encoded by the exons ATGACCGCCGATTTActtccgtcttcttctcctttcatAATCTCTACAATCCCGCCCCCTCGACCCGTTTCAGTGAATGCTTTCGCGAGAGCTACTTCGATTTCGAATACCGTCTCATGCTCAAAATCAAATCGAAGTACAAGCGCTGGAATCTCGAGCCATGAGGGATCCCTCACCGTTCCCGTGGGTCCGGACTCCCCGGGATCGCCCCAGTCGCCAGTGGATACCGAGATGGAGGATGTGCAGTCAGCCGAGCCACTGTCAGTATGCGAGTCGAAAGTTCGTTTCGAACACCTTCCAGTTGAAATTCACGAGACCATCCTCGACTTTTTGTTCGGTGAGCGCACAGCGACCATTACTGGGGCTAGTGGGAAATCATCTGCGCAGAGTTGGCACAAATCGTTGAGGCATCCGAGGCGGAAAGCTCTTTCGAACCTGGCTCTGATCTCGCCTGTGTGGAGAATTCTTGTGCAAGATCGGATTTACAGACACA TCAAACTTAAAGGTACCGcagatgagctggaggagagtGCACGCTGGTTTCGTGCGCATCCTCATCTGGCGACCTACGTTCGTCATGTGGAGATATGGATACCTGTTTGGGGCCAACGAGCGATAAAGAACGCCTCCCGTCAGCTTCCACGAAGATTGAATGATGAAAATGCAGGATTGACGGATATGGCAGCTCTTCAAGCTACAATGGCATGGGACGATCCGCATTCCAACCCCGTGGCTGACTACAAATATTACTACGCAAGCCACAATGCTACGTTAGAAGAGATGTTTCTCCATGTGCAGACTGTATTCCGGGGGGCTCGTATGCTTACTTTGGAAGGAGGTCATTGCAAAAAACCCCCAATGGTACGCCATTTCAAAACAGATCCGACAGGACGTACAGGCCTTCAACGGCTTCCAATACTCCCAGATATCCAGACCTTCGTTATGCGGGGAGCCTGGAACATTATGCGGGACCACCAACACTGGATCACTTTATCTCAGGCACTACCAAAAGTCCGCGAGTGGCATTGCTCGTATGCCAAGCCAAAGATTGAAGGCTATGAGACCATCGCCAGCATTTTCCGTCGCCTACCTTCGTCACTGCTTCACGTAAATATAAGCCTCGAAGGCTTCTACAGCAAAGACAACTCACAGAACCGCTGGCTCGGTGATGGTGTCAATCCACCACATCTCTGTCGTCTCCTCGGAGAAGTAGCCCCACGCCTTGAATCTCTTACATTTACCGGCAAAGTTTGCGCATGTCTCTTCGAGTCCACGAAGAACTCCATGGCGATCCGGCCCGATAAGAGCCAGAAGTCAAAGCTCAAATCCCTCGACTTAGTCGTGAAAACATGCTGCCGTGACAGAAAACTCTACCCGGCCCTCCCCTTCCTTGACGACTTCTCCGGCATCACAAACCTAAACTTCATACGCGCCTTCGAGGAACTCGTCGTAGCATCCATTAACGGCCTCCAAATTCACCAGAAGTTAGAGTACATGCGCATCCGCTTCATTGACCTTGACTCCGCTTGCCCTCCACTCAACCCGTACTTCCAGCTCATTGGCACCAAGGCCACGGGTCTCTGGAACGAACCCATCCTCGAGGCCCTCCATGAGGCTCGTCCAGAGGCGCAATTCGTCAAACTCACTGACGGCATCTCCCCGCAATATGGGAACAACAATCAGATCGTGGGCGCAATATACCCGCGCACAAGACCGTTGAGCATTCATGCATCCACGTATAGAATTATTGCTGATGTGCCGAAACACTGA